In the Natrinema sp. CBA1119 genome, ATGCCTGCTAGCAGATTTAGTTGCGTTCTACCTATCATATAGAGTCGAGACTGGTTCATACGATTATACCAACCCATTTTTACAGACACCGTATGCAGAGCATACAGAAGATAGGTGGGGGCCGCATTCTCGTCGATGAAACAATCTGCTGGTGAGTATCGAACTCTGGAACTAACGGAACTGCGGGGTGAGACACCAAAACAACGCGCCCAATGCTGGTTCCATGGAGGAATGGCCCGCCGAGGAGCTGGGGCTCCGGCAACAGACTCTATCACACCAATCATAAAGATTGCAGCTAACAACAACTTTGAAAACCTCCAAGCAGAGCTTGAGAGGATTCTATGAGGTTGGATTAGATAGAAGATGCGGTTCCCGTCCCCACGCCCTTCCGGGTATGGTCGAACAGGCTCATCACGCCGCATCTCGACGCTCAATTGCATATATGCAACAAGGGGGGAAAAGCGTTTGGTATACTCTGAGCGTAGCGGTAATATACGACGTTTTCGCCCCCCTCGGTCCCGACTACTCCGGCGCGCCCTCGAGGATCTCGACCCCGCTCGAGGCCCCGATGCGTTCGGCACCGGCCTCGAGCATCGCCAGCGCATCCTCGTAGCTGCCGACGCCGCCGCTGGCCTTGACGGGGAGACACTCGCTCATGAGTTCGACGTCGGGAATCGTGGCACCGGCGCTCACGGCTTCGCCGTTCGCACGTTGCTTCTCCGACGCAACGCTCGCGAAGCCGGTTGAGGTTTTCACCATCGCCGCGTCGGCCGCTCGAGCGGCCTCGCAGGCCCGGCGTTTCTCCGCGTCGGAGAGGAGCGCGGTCTCGATGATCACCTTGACCGGGATCGGCACGGCGGCGACCAGTTCCGCGAGTTCGGCCTCGACGGCCTCGTCGTCGCCGGCCAGCAGGCGACCGACGTTGATGACGACGTCGAGTTCGTCGGCGCCGTCCTTCCAAGCCGTCACGCCCTCGCGTCGTTTCACGTCGGGCGCTTGTTGGCCGTGCGGGAAGCCGACCACCGTCGCGAGGGTGACGTTCGGCGCGTACTCGGCGGCCAACTCGACCCCGTAGGGCGGGATACAGGCGTTCATGCCGTGCTCCTGAGCGTCGTCAAGGACGGCTCGAACATCGGCGGGCGTCGTCTCGGGACCGAGGACGGTGTGGTCGATCAGGGGGGCGAGCTCGCTGCGATCCATAGGTGGGTCGACTCGTCGGACCGACAAAAAGGCGTCCGGTTACGCGGTCGACCGCCGTCCGGAGCATCGCCTCACTGTCCCGCGGCCGACAGTATCCTTTTCAGCTGCCACATGCAACTGACTCGCATGGCCGACACAGACCCCGTCACCGCTCCGGCCGTCGAATCCACCGCCGACGACATCGCCGCGATGGAGATCCGCGGCGCGGCGACCATCGCCGACGCGGCCGCCGCGGCGCTGGCGACGCAGGCCGAACGCTCCGGGGCCGAGAACCCTGCGGAATTCCGGAGACAGCTCCGGACCGCCGCGCGGACGCTCTACGAGACGCGGCCGACGGCGGTCAGCCTCCCGAACGCCCTCCGGTACGTGCTTCGGGGAATGGACGGCGACACCGTCGCCGACCTCCGAGAATCGACGATTACCTGCGCCGAGGCCTTCCAGCGCGACCTCGCGCAGGCACAGGATCGACTCGGTGAGATCGGTGCGAACCGGCTGCGTGACGGCGACGTCGTCATGACCCACTGCCACTCGACGGACGCCCTCTCGTGTCTCGAGGCCGCGCTCGAGGACGGGACGGAGCTCGAGGCGATCGTCAAGGAAACGCGACCGAGAAAACAGGGCCACATCACCGCGCGACAGCTGCGCGAGTGGGGCGTGCCGGTGACGCTGATCGCGGACAACGCGGCTCGCCGGTACCTCGATCGGGCGGATCACGTGCTCGTCGGGGCCGACAGCATCGCGGCGGACGGCAGCGTGATCAACAAGATCGGAACGAGCGGCCTGGCGGTCAACGCCCGCGATCGGGGCGTGCCGGTGGTGGTCGCGGCCCAGACGATCAAGCTCCATCCGGACACGATGACGGGTCACACCGTCGAGATCGAAATGCGAGACGAAACGGAGGTCCTGTCGGACGAGGAACGGGCGGCGATCACCGGCACGGACGCGAGCGACGAGGCCGGGCTGACCGTCGAGAACCCCGCGTTCGACGTCACACCACCGCGGTACGTCGACGCTATCGTCACCGAACGCGGCCAGTTCCCGCCGGAGAGCATCGTGACGCTCATGCGGGAACTGTTCGGCGAACCGACCGACGACCCGTGGGACGCCTGAGAGGGACACCTGTCAGTCAGTTCCGGTGAACCCACGACTCACATTCGAACGTGCCGGGAGACAGGGACAACAGATCGTATACCGCGTTCGGCGACGCGCCAAACCCGTGCTATCAGCCAAATTACCGGCGGTGATGGCCGTTCATGATCGTGCGAAAGCCACAGTATATCTCCGTCACTACTATTCGACAATCGGAAAGTGTTAGTCACTGGTGTGAGCTATGCCCACTATGGTATTACCCGAGGGGTTCGTCGTCCCGCCGTGGTACCTCCTGGTCCCGGTCATCGTTTTCCTCGGTAGTGTCCTCGCGCTGTTGTGGGCGCTCGAGCCGCCGGTGACCGATCGGACGGTTCTGGCGTTCGCGCCGTGGATGATGTTCGGCGCGAGTCTACACGTCCTCTACAAGATAAACGCGTTCCAGATCAACGCGTTCCCGGCGAGTATCGAGTCCCTGTTCAGCGCCCCGATAGTCTACGCGGTAACGGCGATCATCGCGGGGATCGTCTGGATCATCGCGATCTTTCTCCACGTCGGCGGTCTCCAGCCGACGATCTCGCGGTTTGTCGGGATCGCCGGAACAGCGTTTTTCACCGTCTTCGCGATGTTCGCGGTCCTTCGGAGCATCGAGGCGGGGGTCTTCGAACCGTTCTGGCCCGTCATCGCCGTCGTCGTCGCCGGTATCGTCACCGCCATCGCCTGGATCGCGCTGAGCCTCTGGTTTACCGACGTCGCGACGACCACGAGCACGACGGGCGCGCTCGTCGTCTTCGGACACACGCTCGACGGCGTCACGACCGCGATCGGCTACGACGTCCTCGGGGCTGCCGAGAGCGTACCGCTCTCGCTGGTGCTCCTCGAGGCCGGGGAGGCGCTACCGACTGCCGAGTACATCGGTTCAGGCTGGCTGTTCGTCCTCGTGAAAGTCTCGCTCGCGATGGTCATCCTCGGGTTGTTCCGGGAGTACGTCGAGGAGGCACCGCGACAGGCCCGCACACTGCTCGCGCTGGTCGCCGCAGTCGGGCTCGGCCCGGCGACCCACAACACGCTGCTGTTCATGGTCTCCTGATCGCTCGAGGAGCTGATCATCGACTCCTCAGATCGATAGTTCGCGGCGGTGCACCCCGCCGCCGCGCTCACCTAGGTTTTTGCCGGCGGACACCGTCTTCTCGCTCCATCGAATGGATCCGATACCGGTGCTCACGGCCGGCCACGTCAACTGGGACGTGACCCTTCGCGTCGACAGGCTTCCCCAACCCGACGGCGAGGCCTCGATCCGCTCGCAACGCCAGTCCGGCGGCGGCAGCGCCGCCAACGTCGCCGCCGCGCTCACAGGACTCGACGTCGACACCGGGTTGATCGGGAGCGTCGGCGACGACGACAACGGCCTGCTCGCCCGCCGCGAACTCGAGGCCGCGGGCATCTCGCTCGCGGGCGTCCGGGTGGTCGAGGGGGCCGAAACGGCCGTCAAGTATCTCCTCGTCGACGATGCGGGCGAGGTCGCGATCCTCGGCAACGACGGCGTCAACGAAGCGGTCACACCGGACGATCTCGAGCCGGATCGAATTCGGGCGGCCGAACACGTCCACCTCACGGGACAACGGCCCGACACCGCCGCCGCGATCGCTCGGATCGCCAGCGAGGCCGGCAGTTCGGTCAGTTTCGATCCCGGCCGCCGACTCGCCGACCGGGAGTACGGCGAGGCCCTGGCGCTGGCCGACGTCGTCTTCGTGACCGATCGGGAGGCCACAGCGCTGCTCGAGACCGATTCGGTAGACGTCGCCGGCGACGGTCGAATCGTCGTCGTCACCTGCGGGGCCGACGGGGCGGAAGCGTACACGCCGAGCGGTTCCGTCGTTCACCCCGGGTTCGACGTCGACCCCGTCGACACCGCCGGTTCCGGCGACGCCTTCGCCGCGGGGTTTCTCGCAACGTGGCTCGAGGGTGTTGACATTGACCGCGCGCTCGCGTACGGGAACGCCTGCGGGGCGCTGACCGCGAGTCGCGAC is a window encoding:
- the deoC gene encoding deoxyribose-phosphate aldolase; translation: MDRSELAPLIDHTVLGPETTPADVRAVLDDAQEHGMNACIPPYGVELAAEYAPNVTLATVVGFPHGQQAPDVKRREGVTAWKDGADELDVVINVGRLLAGDDEAVEAELAELVAAVPIPVKVIIETALLSDAEKRRACEAARAADAAMVKTSTGFASVASEKQRANGEAVSAGATIPDVELMSECLPVKASGGVGSYEDALAMLEAGAERIGASSGVEILEGAPE
- a CDS encoding ribose 1,5-bisphosphate isomerase — protein: MADTDPVTAPAVESTADDIAAMEIRGAATIADAAAAALATQAERSGAENPAEFRRQLRTAARTLYETRPTAVSLPNALRYVLRGMDGDTVADLRESTITCAEAFQRDLAQAQDRLGEIGANRLRDGDVVMTHCHSTDALSCLEAALEDGTELEAIVKETRPRKQGHITARQLREWGVPVTLIADNAARRYLDRADHVLVGADSIAADGSVINKIGTSGLAVNARDRGVPVVVAAQTIKLHPDTMTGHTVEIEMRDETEVLSDEERAAITGTDASDEAGLTVENPAFDVTPPRYVDAIVTERGQFPPESIVTLMRELFGEPTDDPWDA
- a CDS encoding DUF63 family protein gives rise to the protein MVLPEGFVVPPWYLLVPVIVFLGSVLALLWALEPPVTDRTVLAFAPWMMFGASLHVLYKINAFQINAFPASIESLFSAPIVYAVTAIIAGIVWIIAIFLHVGGLQPTISRFVGIAGTAFFTVFAMFAVLRSIEAGVFEPFWPVIAVVVAGIVTAIAWIALSLWFTDVATTTSTTGALVVFGHTLDGVTTAIGYDVLGAAESVPLSLVLLEAGEALPTAEYIGSGWLFVLVKVSLAMVILGLFREYVEEAPRQARTLLALVAAVGLGPATHNTLLFMVS
- a CDS encoding carbohydrate kinase family protein gives rise to the protein MDPIPVLTAGHVNWDVTLRVDRLPQPDGEASIRSQRQSGGGSAANVAAALTGLDVDTGLIGSVGDDDNGLLARRELEAAGISLAGVRVVEGAETAVKYLLVDDAGEVAILGNDGVNEAVTPDDLEPDRIRAAEHVHLTGQRPDTAAAIARIASEAGSSVSFDPGRRLADREYGEALALADVVFVTDREATALLETDSVDVAGDGRIVVVTCGADGAEAYTPSGSVVHPGFDVDPVDTAGSGDAFAAGFLATWLEGVDIDRALAYGNACGALTASRDGARSAPTAEAVEDVLARHS